TACTGACCCAATAACTAAGCCGACCGAACTTGAGCTGCTGGCAAAGGCTTTTGGTCTGTCCGAGCTCGGCTTTATCGAGCCTTAGGCTAGCCCAAACTGGCCTGATACCCAAAGGGGTTCTAAAAGAATGACCCCTTTGCCAATGAAACTCTTAATTAGGAACGAATAAAACTCTTATTTGgatcttttaaaaaatgtattatatacatttttaaaataaatgaaaatatgtaACAGATAATTAGGAATAAGGAGAACTTCAAAAACATTCTTGAAATAATATACATTATTCTGTGAGATAATGACCCCTTTGCCAAtgaattgaatcaaatttcCACCGGTTCTATTCGAACTAACCAAATTCAGATCAATTTTTACAACACTCGTTCCAGGATTTGATCCAAAAGCCATCCGCTGAGAAGAATCCTGCTGGCGGTGGATGGAggttagagagagggagagcgtgCCAGACACGGTGACAACGGGGATCAATCTGTACGCGCAACGAAAGAGGTTAACCCCATAGCCAAGGAAAGCGGAAACGTACTCCTCTGCCTCCTGCCCTTCTGGCGCCCTTTATTtaaggcctctctctctcttattcatGGATGAATTCTCCAACCCATCCACCGCTTATTTTCTTCCGCTTTCTTTTGTCTTCAACTTTGGTTGTTCGTTTGTGATGGTGATGCCGACATTTGCCTTGTAACAGGAGAACTTTGTCGAACATTTCTgtgagcctctctctctctcctgctttGCTTAGTTCAGTTTGTGAAGGAAGGAACTCatccttccttctttccttttctttcttgagtcccacacgtctctctctctctctctctctgtgattaAATTCAAATACGTCGATGATTCAGGTCCTCACGGGTActgtatgtacacatataattCTCACCTTTTGGTGACTTTGCAGAGCGAATTCTCGCACCCAACATGTTTAGGAACCGCATTACATATGCCACCACTCCTTCTGATTGGTCCTCAGAGTAAAAGAGGCCATCGATATTATAAATGTTCTGAAAGTTTGGTAATGAACAAGCATACGTAGAAAGTGaaggaaaacagaaattagATGAAGGCTCGGATACTTGCTCTATTAGATGTTCTTCTGGCGTCTCCGAAGAGCACATGTGATGTCGTTCACTCCAAATATAATAGCGTAATGGGTAGCATGTCCCTCCCTTATGTCAAACTGGTTCTGCCCATCTGATGACatttgtcctctctctctctctctctctctcggttgaCCATGTTCTCACCATTACCTACCTAGGGCTCTTCAAATTGGAGGCCGCAGTACAAGCACATCGCCCCTtttatctctccctctctctctttccaagGTTGGTGTCTCGCCATGCTCGTGAAGGACGGAAGGGGTTCCTGATTTGAGCAAGGATTGCGTTCCTGctaggttctctctctctctctctgcccaaATCGTTGGTCTAAATGAAATTTTGTTGTCACTGATCAAATAATTAGAAAGTTCTGTACTGAACTCAACTGTGTTATATCGTCTGTTTCTCCTGCCTTGTACAGGGAGAGAATTGCCATGTATTGATATTGCAATTGGAGTCTGAACATGCAAGATTTGCTTTCTTTTAAGTACATATACTTGATATGATTCCAAGGGATGCCATTTGCTCTTTTGATTTTCACTACTCAGCATAAGCAGCTGTTATGACCGTGGACCTCTAACGGGCAAGATACGCCTCTTGTCATATTTGCAGGGTAATACGTTAGGCGTTGTTATATTCAAGACCCGGAACGACCATGTCATATGCATACCTATTCAAGTATATAATCATCGGAGATACAGGTCAGTGGTTTCGTCTCTGTTTCCTTCTTTGTAACTTGTAGTCAATATTTGAAGATGGATGTACACGCCCATCTTTGATGGATCTGCATTCATTGCATGGATTTTGTGTCGGCAGGagatatttttagtttttttctcaatcagGAATGCATCTTTGATGTTagtatctgatctggaaaactGTTAGTGTCTCTTACATCATTTTCAGCTTTTTGTTCTAGAAACCTTTGCACCAGTTCTCTAGTTGTCTGGTTTTCTGTTTGTGGAAACCCATTTGCTAGAGGCCGTTCTTTTTCTATTCCTCTGTGTCGATTCCGTCAAGGGAAAATCTATATACGTTCAAGCACTCTCCCTAATTTTTCTGGTCTCACCAGAAATACTCTTGATGAGGAGTATTCCCATCTAAGTGaactcctcttcttcatctgaATGGAGTTGTCTTTTTTGCGTCTTAATTCTGTCATTTGATGCGAAGCATGCACCCATAAAGGGTAACTATCACCCAAACCTAACGTCTTCTTAAGTTTTTgtagctttcttttttctccttttttcttcctgtaGTACTTTTATTGGGTGAAGCTCCCAAgggacttttttttattttcttctccgTAATGATTACTTTGGTCATCCTTCATTAATCTAATTTTGGTTTCTTATAGGTGTAGGCAAGTCATGCCTTCTTCTGCAATTTACGGACAAGCGATTCCAACCAGTGCATGACTTGACGATTGGTGTTGAGTTTGGTGCTCGGATGATAACAGTTGACAACAAGCCAATCAAGCTCCAGATATGGGACACGGTTAGTTTATCCTATTGCATACTAATTGGTGAATATTTGAGATTTCCTGGTCTGTGTGCTATCAGAATTTCTCTTTACCATTTGAACTTTGACATTTTTATGTGTCCAGCTGTTGAACGAAAATTAAGATTTATCATTTTCAAGTACTGCAGAGGTGTTTCCTGAAGAAGAATATCAGCTGCTTTACtttgttctttttaattttgaattgagatGAAAAGCCGTGCAGTAGAATTTACGCCTTCCATTTGGAATTTTGGATACTTGACAAACAAAGACTACGAGTTCTATCCTTTTTTCAGTTTCGTCAAAATTTTTTAGACCATGAGTTCATCGTTGGCTGGGGCTactattttaattatttttactTCCATGTCTTTTATGCAGAGCGGATGGTGGATATTAATTCtgagattttttatttaaattgcagGCTGGGCAAGAATCTTTCAGGTCAATTACTAGATCTTATTATAGGGGAGCAGCTGGTGCATTATTGGTCTATGATATTACAAGGTAATGCTGTAATATTTATCAAGAACTCTGAGCAATTAAGCtccaaaatgcatttttgtacCTATTTTATGTGTTAACATGGAATAAATCATTCTGAACTTTACTCTCCCTTCTATCCTTAGGAGGGAGACTTTTAATCATCTGGCAAGTTGGTTGGAGGATGCAAGGCAGCACGCAAATGCCAACATGACAATCATGCTAATAGGTAATAAATGTGACCTTGCCCATAGAAGAGCTGTCAGCACTGAAGAAGGTGAACAATTTGCAAAGGAGCATGGCTTGATATTTATGGAGGCATCAGCAAAAACTGCTCAGAATGTAGAGGAGGTTACTTAACTTTATACCCACATTTCTTTAGCTCTTTGAGTCACTTGTTCTTCAAGCTTCTATGATTCTATCTACTTCGGTGGAACTCTTGCTGACAGTCTTGTACGTGTATATTTTGTGTACTTGGTTATCCAGGCTTTCATAAGTACAGCAGCCACCATCTACAAAAAGATACAGGATGGCGTCTTTGATGTCTCCAATGAGGTCAGGTTCTTTAGTTTTGAGTTAGATATCATCTTGGGTCGTTAGTAGGAAATGTTTATGGCTATTAATTGAGCAAGGTTGTAGGCTACTGCAAGGTTATAAACGATATAACACGGTAGCTGGGTGGCATAACCAACTCTGTTCTGTATCCATTCCCAACtataattctctctctctctctctctttcttttctctctctctctctcatgcatacACACAATAGTGCCAATTATGTATGGTCGTGCAATCTTGGTATGCTTAAAGTTGTATCTTTGTGCTTGTGTGTGGGTGTGCATGTTTTAATTCAGAATGTTTATAAATTTgtctaaatcattgaattattTTTTGTCTGATTCAGTCTTATGGAATTAAAGTCGGATATGGAGCAGGAGTTCCCGCTGGTGGGAGAGATGGCACGGTCACGCAAGGAGGAGGCTGCTGTGGTTGAGATCGCCAGAAACATAATATGGTTTCAGTTACTGATCCTAAAATTTTAACCTGCCTTCAGTTGAATCAATGGCTTCATTCTGGTAAGAAATGATGTAATAACCTTGTCGCCCGATTGTGAATGTAAATTCAGGATGAGACAGTAACTTAAATTTAATCCGTTAATTGTATTCAACGCACACTATATGATCTCATCTACACATACGAGGTTATATACACATACGATGCCATCTCATTCGTCCTGACGTTCCATCCAAATGAAGTTCTTCCCTTGAGCCTTCATTTTTCAACGTGCACCCTTCGGCTTTTTGCTGTTTTACGGGCACAGGTAAGTGTATTTTCCCTAAACTTCCAGTCCTACATGATCATTTAAACTACATAATGTACTGCTCATATTTTGTCATGCGTTAAAGCTAATTAAGCCtagtaatataaaaaattactcAAACTAAGCACATCATTTTAACATTAACCATTTGACGCCTAGCTCTAcagaattttgtaaaaaaaaaagatgaagaacgtatacaaattataaaaaaaatgaaaaatagttaAAACCTGAAGTATGGTACTCTTGAATCGACCGCTGAATTATATTTATTGGTTACCGCATCGAGTTCGAATTGCTGATTCTGACAACAGTGACAAATTATCACCATAAGTTAAGAAAGTTCAGAACCACACTCGCACGTATTATTACATTAGGAAACGGTAACGGCAGGGATTGAAGACATGCTTGGGTAGGCCTTCGCTGCCTTGCGTTTACATCCCCCACTGGTAAGGAGTATGGGATTATACGCTTCACTAAGCAAGTCAGTGACTATTTTCTGCCCACTCAATCGCGCTGCTTTAGTCAATTCCGATTACAATCAGTTTGGCAGTTGGAAAAGAACAGATAACTATACTGACATTGCTTAAATCTCTTTGCTTTTCAAGATGAGCCAACATGCGCACATATTCTTGCCTGCCATCTTCTATCAGTGAACAAACAAGACAGGATTTTCGCAGCTATTATTGGCAATTGTTTAAAAGAATGATCACGTGTCGTCGACGAACCAATTTGCAGAAAAGAACACTGTCATGTTACTGAACGAGAACCAAATTCCAAGTAGAACATTCAGCACATTGCCCAGTATAGCTTCCTAAACTGCAAGTCAAACGCTTTCTTTTGTGGTTTCACGTGAtgtattaattttatttaatctTTTTCCCTTGAATTTCGAATGAACCAAGTGAAACCCTCTGATTTAACTTCATCACTCTGAATGATTAATACCCAAGACCTGCTTGTCATTTGGGTGGAAGCTTAGAAAAGTAAGCTCAACAAACATTTCAGAAAAAATTCTCCTAGGTTCTGCCAACTCTTTTGGTAGTTTAAACTCGGATCTTACACGCATTCGTTCAGCCATACTCGTAGTCACTACCAACACAGAAAAGAGTTTCAAAGAGAATGATCGTCCGGAGCATCGACCCTCCACAGCGGCACAGCAATCAAGACGGAGTTTGTCCAACTAATTGATGCGAAGACAAAACAAGCATACGGTATTGTCATCAACGTGAGAGGAATAGATTGTATATAAAAACACGTCCATGATAATCACAGTCGATTATTTACCAACCCATCCCTTGTTCACTATCATATAAGCAACCAACAGATCTCCTCTATATTTATATAAGGCATTAATGTTTTCGCCGGGCTTGTGTGTAATTACATGACAATATTTAACGAGAACTCATCATTGCCAGTGTAAACGGCGACTATTTTAAAGAATAAGTTCACGGCAAGATCCTGAACTTACACAGGGTAGACCCTAAGGTGTTGAAAAACCAACAAGCATCTGTCACCCCGTTTCACCAACAGAACGCCTTGtgctgcagaagaagaaaacatctAGGGTAAGTGCTACAGTTCAAAGGGAAACATACTACAAACTTCAGCATGTGGACAGAGAAAATGGATTGGAGCCAGTCAGCGACTCAAGTGGATCCTCTTGAAGTCCCTGCGTAATAAGCAACCTAACATGCTAAAGTGTcaaatgagagaggaaaaagaaaaattacccGGAATTTGGCCTCCCTTTGACGGTCTATATATGCGAGAAGCTCCTCTTGTTTGACTAGAGCATCATACAAAGCCTACACAAGAAAAAGTCAAAACAATTTGTAATGTTACTCACTTCTACCAAATTACTTGTACCAATTCTTTGACATGTATTCAGAGGAAAAGAGTTTATGGACATTTGGCCACGTACAATTTTTGTAGCAATTAAATCAGCCTCTAGTGCATCGACACGGCGGACAGCAGCATTCAACAGCTCCTCTTTTTCAGACGGCATCTCTGTTGGCTTTGCTTGCAATGCATCAACCTTCTCCTCAAGCTCTCCCAGTCGTTTCAAAACAGAAGGGAGAAGGTCATTCTCAGTGAACCTCGGAGATGGTGAAGGAGGACGGAATTCTTCCTTAGGTGTTGGATCAAATGGGAAAATGGCATCATGGTAATCCTGATACAATCTTCTGTCTGGAAGCGTCTTAGTCACACGGCTGACAAGGGTACGCACCACAGCAAAAAGGGTCACCAGGAAGGCCATTATTCCAGCAAAAACTTGGGCATGCA
This window of the Nymphaea colorata isolate Beijing-Zhang1983 chromosome 2, ASM883128v2, whole genome shotgun sequence genome carries:
- the LOC116246791 gene encoding ras-related protein RABB1c, which encodes MSYAYLFKYIIIGDTGVGKSCLLLQFTDKRFQPVHDLTIGVEFGARMITVDNKPIKLQIWDTAGQESFRSITRSYYRGAAGALLVYDITRRETFNHLASWLEDARQHANANMTIMLIGNKCDLAHRRAVSTEEGEQFAKEHGLIFMEASAKTAQNVEEAFISTAATIYKKIQDGVFDVSNESYGIKVGYGAGVPAGGRDGTVTQGGGCCG